In Leishmania panamensis strain MHOM/PA/94/PSC-1 chromosome 6 sequence, the following proteins share a genomic window:
- a CDS encoding hypothetical protein (TriTrypDB/GeneDB-style sysID: LpmP.06.0890), whose product MTQKLLLAEGLDLLRQCEQREYDVDQAKLRISSNSRYRSELGRLLQNYDAVYQQYVRGLQILNYVRHTALADTNPKSAQYSKNLSEFCAAKITAYITRCYNIIRKTDNILVPFEEIDLISKEGYKPEETLYLQDGSTYPLSRKEKVMAKEFTLMAGTYVLVLKNRDDYTLAAPDVDVKLTVLPPRGSGLESSRVELKLPCQCGWRKVVGCVDASTVQLEIRYSGIRDAHVDVLFQKWCAVEEIGRSGGAGGAAGGLGPALSPLIFDNGVKYFDGKTTSNPNDGAAGGFGNRLCPLPNVSGNGVGAPAYQQQQQQWVNQLPRLPDDELATLANYNVPSSNLPTVPNHLATGSGASAATSSATLASAEDPWATLASLNVPHTSTTCGAPNAASVMQVPDPLKVNPVGMTCRQRLDKIHQLMDVWPSSGVTACALPAEQQHFMQAVQALPFPRELSA is encoded by the coding sequence ATGACTCAGAAGTTGCTCTTGGCGGAGGGCCTTGACCTACTGCGCCAGTGTGAGCAGCGCGAGTACGATGTGGATCAGGCCAAGCTCCGCATCAGTAGCAACAGTCGCTACCGCAGCGAGCTTGGCCGACTGCTGCAGAACTACGACGCGGTGTACCAGCAGTACGTGCGTGGGCTTCAGATCCTCAACTATGTGCGCCACACCGCCCTCGCAGACACGAATCCCAAGAGCGCACAGTACTCCAAGAACCTGTCAGAGTTCTGCGCTGCCAAGATCACGGCGTACATTACACGGTGCTACAACATTATTCGGAAGACAGACAACATCCTCGTGCCCTTCGAGGAGATCGACCTCATCAGTAAGGAAGGCTACAAGCCAGAGGAAACGCTCTACCTGCAGGACGGCAGCACGTACCCCCTCTCGCGGAAGGAGAAGGTCATGGCGAAGGAGTTCACGCTCATGGCTGGCACGTACGTCCTGGTGCTTAAGAACCGTGACGACTACACGCTGGCGGCGCCAGATGTGGACGTGAAACTCACCGTGCTGCCTCCGCGCGGAAGCGGCCTTGAGTCGTCGCGTGTGGAGCTGAAGTTGCCGTGCCAGTGCGGATGGCGAAAGGTGGTGGGCTGCGTAGATGCATCGACTGTGCAGCTGGAGATTCGCTACAGCGGCATCCGTGATGCGCACGTTGACGTGCTCTTCCAGAAGTGGTGCGCCGTGGAGGAAATCGGTCGAtctggcggcgctggtggcgcggcgggTGGCCTCGGcccggcgctgtcgccgttgATCTTTGATAACGGGGTCAAATATTTTGATGGTAAGACAACGTCCAACCCGaacgacggcgctgcgggcgGCTTCGGTAACCGCCTCTGCCCGCTCCCCAATGTGTCAGGAAACGGTGTAGGGGCGCCGGcgtaccagcagcagcagcagcaatgggTGAACCAACTTCCCCGGCTGCCGGACGATGAGCTGGCGACGCTGGCGAATTACAACGTACCCTCTTCGAACCTACCAACAGTGCCAAACCACCTCGCCACTGGCAGCGGAGCTTCTGCTGCTACTTCGTCCGCGACTCTTGCCTCAGCCGAGGATCCGTGGGCAACGCTTGCCAGTCTGAACGTTCCTCACACGTCAACGACGTGCGGCGCGCCGAATGCGGCGTCCGTCATGCAGGTACCAGACCCGCTGAAGGTGAATCCGGTAGGCATGACAtgtcgccagcgcctcgacAAGATTCACCAGCTGATGGATGTGTGGCCGTCAAGCGGTGTGACCGCCTGCGCGCTTCCAGCTGAGCAACAGCACTTCATGCAAGCCGTTCAGGCACTTCCCTTTCCGCGAGAGCTCTCAGCATAa
- a CDS encoding 2,4-dienoyl-coa reductase-like protein (TriTrypDB/GeneDB-style sysID: LpmP.06.0900) yields the protein MTATLASPASMVATTSVAATAAASRLFTPLRVGRHIQLPNRFYMQPIYLNMESELKWYSDEHMAAMAAFFGERAHYGAKLMVVGGLGTSRLGRWKKDALMLGTFDAAKALSRVTRVVHSEGGYVLAQAFHAGRAARKRHFVSATSTPSPVQPVRNTHPYRIPAFMVNYVVSEYERFARLAEDAGFDGVEIPVSEGSLLHNFLSSAVNTRSDAFGGSLERRLEVTVRVLETIKNSLANPDRFVVSLRLCLHDLKPGGTSMAETLQVAEVLAKSGRIDLLNTSVGMHDSPVQTLSAYVPHGAFTRSCQLLKERLTEVGAVGVPVVASHRLHTIQLSESLLEKGVCDMVGVARPLLADPQYISNAAAGRSEDSIPCIGCNHCINRLYKHQRITCALNPITGYELQRGWKPAKYRKSVAVVGAGAAGVTCALTLWRRGHDVTLFEKESVIGGQLNLAKRVPGKENYQAVLEYWTRQLRQSSINVRLNTEFTREEVARNHQFFHAVVMTHGSVPRRISSHVFPGASECPLVVPFHRILDGSVTAGRRVVIVGNGAISHDVASFLLHDPRVSREISLYLDEWGINLEDGSLLESPEQRMPRNNRVVTIFNKADKDADLSRGWGWTQKLWIKHHESTVVKHGMIENFDANGVHISILPPDSRKLFVPCDTVVWCIGMLPNITYGTWIYEWMKDGAKVRGEMVGDFSLYTAGSCRDSYTGDGHGEEDLLQCVHEGYEIGYKI from the coding sequence ATGACAGCCACCCTTGCCTCCCCAGCCTCCATggttgccaccaccagcgtggcggcgacggcggctgcgtcaCGGCTCTTCACACCACTTCGGGTTGGGCGGCATATTCAGCTGCCGAATCGCTTCTACATGCAGCCCATTTACCTCAACATGGAGAGTGAGCTCAAGTGGTACAGCGACGAGCACATGGCCGCGATGGCCGCCTTCTTTGGCGAACGGGCGCACTACGGCGCGAAACTGATGGTGGTTGGCGGCCTCGGTACTTCAAGACTCGGCCGGTGGAAGAAGGATGCGCTGATGTTAGGCACCTTCGATGCCGCCAAAGCGCTCTCGCGTGTGACGAGAGTTGTGCACAGCGAGGGCGGCTACGTGCTCGCCCAAGCCTTCCACGCAGGCCGCGCTGCCCGCAAGCGCCACTTTGTGTCGGCCACGTCGACACCGTCGCCGGTGCAGCCGGTGCGAAACACGCACCCGTACCGGATACCCGCCTTCATGGTGAACTACGTGGTGTCCGAGTACGAGCGGTTTGCTCGGCTGGCGGAGGACGCTGGCTTTGACGGGGTCGAGATCCCCGTCAGCGAGggcagcctcctccacaactttctctcctccgctgtaAACACGCGGAGCGACGCCTTTGGTGGGTCGTTGGAGCGCCGACTCGAGGTGACGGTGCGAGTGCTCGAGACCATCAAGAACTCCCTTGCGAACCCCGACCGCTTTGTCGTCTCACTGAGGCTGTGCCTGCACGATCTGAAGCCCGGCGGCACGTCGATGgcggagacgctgcaggtggCCGAAGTACTTGCCAAGAGCGGCCGCATCGACCTCTTGAACACGAGCGTCGGCATGCACGACTCGCCAGTGCAGACGCTGTCGGCCTACGTGCCACATGGCGCGTTTACGCGCTCCTGtcagctgctgaaggagcggCTGACGGAGGTTGGTGCGgtgggtgtgcctgtggTTGCGTCGCACCGTCTGCACACGATCCAGCTCTCCGAGAGCCTGCTTGAGAAGGGGGTGTGCGACATGGTCGGCGTGGCGCGGCCGCTTCTCGCGGACCCGCAGTACATCTccaacgcagcagcggggcgcAGCGAGGACAGCATCCCGTGTATCGGGTGCAACCACTGCATCAACCGACTCTACAAGCACCAGCGCATCACGTGTGCGTTGAACCCCATCACGGGCTACGAGCTCCAGCGTGGGTGGAAGCCTGCCAAGTACCGAAAGTCGGTCGCTGTTGTCGGAGCTGGCGCGGCAGGCGTGACGTGTGCGCTGACGCTGTGGCGCCGTGGCCATGACGTCACACTTTTcgagaaggagagcgtgATTGGTGGCCAGCTGAACCTTGCGAAGCGAGTGCCTGGCAAGGAGAACTACCAGGCAGTGCTGGAGTACTggacgcggcagctgcggcagtccTCTATCAACGTGCGCCTCAACACTGAATTCACCCGCGAAGAGGTAGCTCGCAACCACCAGTTTTTCCACGCTGTTGTCATGACACACGGTTCGGTGCCACGCCGCATCTCGTCCCACGTCTTCCCCGGCGCATCCGAGTGTCCGCTTGTCGTGCCCTTCCATCGCATCTTGgacggcagcgtcacggCCGGTCGccgcgtcgtcatcgtcggcAACGGCGCCATCTCGCACGACGTCGCCTCCTTCTTGCTGCACGACCCCCGCGTCTCGCGCGAGATCTCGCTGTACCTGGACGAGTGGGGCATCAACCTCGAAGACGGCAGCTTGCTGGAAAGTCCGGAACAACGGATGCCGCGCAACAACCGTGTGGTCACCATCTTCAACAAGGCGGACAAGGATGCGGACCTTTCGCGAGGTTGGGGCTGGACGCAGAAGCTGTGGATCAAACACCACGAGAGCACCGTGGTGAAGCACGGCATGATCGAGAACTTTGACGCCAATGGGGTGCACATCTCCATACTGCCACCGGACAGCCGCAAGCTCTTCGTGCCGTGCGACACCGTCGTGTGGTGTATTGGCATGCTGCCGAACATCACCTATGGCACGTGGATTTACGAGTGGATGAAGGACGGCGCGAAGGTGCGGGGCGAAATGGTCGGCGACTTTAGCCTCTACACGGCCGGCTCGTGCCGCGACAGCTACACCGGCGACGGACACGGTGAAGAGGACCTTCTGCAATGCGTCCACGAGGGGTACGAAATTGGCTACAAAATATGA